Proteins encoded by one window of Macaca mulatta isolate MMU2019108-1 chromosome 10, T2T-MMU8v2.0, whole genome shotgun sequence:
- the MC3R gene encoding melanocortin receptor 3, which yields MSIQKKYLEGDFVFPPTDPAGAPAQISPLSAMNASCCPPSVQPTLPNGSEHLQTPFFGNQSGSPFCEQVFIKPEVFLALGIVSLLENILVLLAVVRNGNLHSPMYFFFCSLAVADMLVSLSNALETIMIAIVHSNYLTLEDQFIQHMDNIFDSMTCISLVASICNLLAIAVDRYVTIFYALRYHSIMTVRKALTLIVAIWVGCGICGVVFIVYSESKMVIVCLITMFFAMMLLMGTLYVHMFLFARLHVKRIAALPPADGVAPQQHSCMKGAVTITILLGVFIFCWAPFFLHLVLIITCPTNPYCICYTAHFNTYLVLIMCNSVIDPLIYAFRSPELRNTFKEILCGCKRMNSR from the coding sequence ATGAGCATCCAAAAGAAGTATCTGGAGGGAGATTTTGTCTTCCCTCCCACGGACCCTGCTGGAGCCCCAGCTCAGATCAGCCCTCTGTCAGCAATGAATGCTTCGTGCTGCCCGCCCTCTGTTCAGCCAACGCTACCTAATGGCTCGGAGCACCTCCAAACCCCTTTCTTCGGCAACCAGAGCGGCAGCCCGTTCTGTGAGCAGGTCTTCATCAAGCCCGAGGTTTTCCTAGCCCTGGGCATCGTCAGTCTGCTGGAAAACATCCTGGTTCTCCTGGCCGTGGTCAGGAACGGCAACCTGCACTCCCCAATGTACTTCTTCTTCTGCAGCCTGGCGGTGGCCGACATGCTGGTGAGCCTGTCCAATGCCCTGGAGACCATCATGATCGCCATCGTCCACAGCAACTACCTGACCTTGGAGGATCAGTTTATCCAGCACATGGACAACATCTTCGACTCCATGACCTGCATCTCCCTGGTGGCCTCCATCTGCAACCTCCTGGCCATCGCTGTCGACAGGTACGTCACCATCTTTTACGCGCTCCGCTACCACAGCATCATGACTGTGAGGAAGGCCCTCACCTTGATCGTGGCCATCTGGGTCGGCTGCGGCATCTGTGGCGTGGTGTTCATTGTCTACTCGGAGAGCAAGATGGTCATCGTGTGCCTCATCACCATGTTCTTCGCCATGATGCTCCTCATGGGCACCCTCTACGTGCACATGTTCCTCTTTGCGCGGCTGCATGTCAAGCGCATAGCAGCACTGCCACCTGCCGACGGGGTGGCCCCACAGCAACACTCATGCATGAAGGGGGcagtcaccatcaccatcctcctGGGGGTGTTCATCTTCTGCTGGGCCCCCTTCTTCCTCCACCTGGTCCTCATCATCACCTGCCCCACCAACCCCTACTGCATCTGCTACACTGCCCACTTCAACACCTACCTGGTCCTCATCATGTGCAACTCCGTCATCGACCCGCTCATCTACGCCTTCCGGAGCCCGGAACTGCGCAACACCTTTAAGGAGATTCTCTGTGGTTGCAAGCGCATGAACTCGAGATAG